One window of the Plectropomus leopardus isolate mb unplaced genomic scaffold, YSFRI_Pleo_2.0 unplaced_scaffold23323, whole genome shotgun sequence genome contains the following:
- the LOC121966161 gene encoding tubulin polyglutamylase complex subunit 1-like has protein sequence KTRSAFSNNVCVAYDLLNLTGPRRRAAEAPEGPDGSCTNSPTEAGGGGVRGGLYTQTLQCLCSEGGVPASTSAPLLRRLHCQDHEAVPYDVFRHGVLTCAVFSDYIRQAQRLYAEVCSPDEGPASRPLCLAVLGTLKEALETSQGCEANCCVNANSKANSCLEANVKAIRYLEASAKISPYKLGQAMSGAQTRGPGGNMDAKEFENAAAELFITRVKLVS, from the coding sequence AAAACCAGATCTGCATTCAGCAACAACGTCTGTGTGGCCTACGACCTTCTGAACCTCACGGGGCCCCGCAGACGTGCAGCTGAGGCTCCTGAGGGCCCTGATGGTTCCTGCACCAACAGCCCGACAGAagccggaggaggaggagtgagaggaGGCCTGTACACACAGACTCTGCAGTGCCTGTGCAGTGAGGGAGGAGTCCCTGCCTCCACCTCCGCCCCGCTCCTCCGACGCCTCCACTGCCAAGACCACGAGGCTGTCCCTTATGACGTCTTCCGTCATGGTGTGCTCACATGTGCAGTTTTCTCAGACTACATCCGGCAGGCTCAGAGGCTCTATGCTGAGGTGTGTAGCCCAGACGAGGGGCCTGCGTCGCGGCCGCTGTGCCTGGCCGTGCTCGGGACCTTAAAGGAAGCTCTGGAGACTTCCCAAGGATGTGAAGCAAACTGCTGCGTTAATGCTAATAGTAAAGCAAATTCATGTCTGGAGGCTAACGTGAAGGCTATACGCTACCTGGAGGCCAGTGCCAAGATCTCTCCGTACAAGCTGGGTCAGGCGATGTCCGGAGCGCAGACACGGGGCCCGGGTGGAAATATGG